In Callospermophilus lateralis isolate mCalLat2 unplaced genomic scaffold, mCalLat2.hap1 Scaffold_167, whole genome shotgun sequence, the sequence CAGTGTCTTTCTTTCTAGATGTTTCTAAACATTTTTGCCTGTTTTTCTTCGCTTTATGACGAGTCTTTGCGTCACTGAAATATGcactcctcccttccttcttcctctaATCTACCGTAATTGATTATGGCGCATGGTGTAAGGTGGGATCTCATTGCCCTCTCCCACTGAGACCTGTCGCCACGTGGACCCGTGTGGAAGGACTATTAAGCAGTTTCCCTCCCGGGTCTGGGAGTCCCGGTGGGAGAGGCCGCTGCGCCTCGTCCTTCCTCATGAGGCCGCAGGGGGGCGCTCGGGAGCCCCGCTACCTCCCTGGGTCTGCTGATCTCCGTGGGCTGCCCCAGGTCTCCTGAGGAGAGTCACTGTCGTTCCTTGAATCTGAGCCATGTTGCCATCTGGAGGCCTCCCCGTGTCTGGTCTGTTCCTCATCTCAGGTCTGCACACTCCTCCACGCCAGCCCCATGCGACCCTGCAGAAAAACTGACAGAGCCccccttttttaaattatttttttggttCCAGGGGTGCTGAACCCCTgacccccatccccagccctattttggattttatttagagacagggtctcgctcagTTGcttactgctgaggctggcctccacctagcgatcctcctgcctcagcctcctgagctgctgggataaacAGGCATGTGCCCCTGCGCCCTGCTTGGCACATCATTTGGGagtgaatttttcttcttttaaatgtcAGAGCAGATCTAAAAAAGCTGTAAAAGCAGGCGTGATTAATATCTCGGTTGTAGCTAAGGACACTGGGTTACAGAGATTTTAAAGTGACACTGAATCACACACAGGCAGAGCGAAGTCCCAAGCCCGAGGTTTCCACTTCAAGGTCGGCTGCCCTTTCTTCTGTGTGAAGTCATTGGCTTCAGAGGGCTTCAGTCCTCCCCCTCTGTAGTGAAGTCTGGAGGCACCAGATCATCAGGACGGCCGTCTGCCAGACCTGGAGATGCTCTGGGCACAGAAGACCCTCTTTGGACTGTGTCTGTGAGGGATGGTCCCCAGCTCTGGGCCATCGCACACTTACTGGGGACGATCACCAGGAGCGATGGGCAGATACCTGTAGAGCCAAGTGACAGGAGCATCCAATGAATCCCTTTTACCCACACACTGGAGAAAAAGCAAGCcctacaatttttattttatgctgGTAATACAgagcagattaaaaaaaattaaatgcagcCAGGCATGGGGTGGTGCacccctgtgatcccagcagctcgggaggctgaggaaggaggatcgcaaggtggagaggccagcctcagccacttagcgaggccctaagcaactcagcgagaccctgtctccaaatagaatataaaaagggctggggacggacctcaggggttaagcacccctgggctcaatccctggtgccccccaaaaaattaagtgcaaataaaagaagaaaataaatttaccCATAATCCCATCTCGCAGAGTCATGAATGCTGCATGTTGGCGTCTCTCTGAGGGTTTCTGTCCCTTGTGGCAAACGTGTCTATAAAATAGGCCTTCAGCTGGTGCCAAAGGTCATCTGTGAGAGGGTGGCCATCCTGGAGGCCGGGAGCCCGCTCTGCATCCCGCCTCGCCAGCACAGGGCACGCCTCTCATCCCAGcaatctggaggctgaggcaggaggatcgtaggttggaggccagcctcagcagctggaggcgggctgtggctggaggaagtgggttccTGGAGGCAGCacctttggggtgtatatttgtCTTCTTTATCAGTGCATCACAGTAGTGGGACTCTCTGTTCCACATCCAGGACAATTCTGGCCTTTTCTTCTTATGGTGACGTGAACTGAACCAAGGGGCACTTTGCCACCAGCCCACGTCCTTAGCTCTTTCATtttgtgttttgagacagggtcttgctaaatggctgaggctggcctccaacttgcgatcctcctgcctcagcctcccagctgcAGAGCTAGGGGTTTAGTGTCACCAATGGAGAGAACACATTTACCAGGACCCTCCAACACTTAAGATACAGGCGTTAGGACCTTAGGAATCATGGATCGCGACATTCCCATGTGATTTGCCCCAAACCCCAAGCCAGAGGGGTTAAGGGGCTTACAGAAGTGTGGACAGGTCAGTTAGTGGCTGAGTCCCCCCATGGCCAGGTACTGTTGTCAATAGCATGACCAGTGCCACCAACGGGGTTAGAGGAGGAGCCAGACACTGGAAGGTGCCCGGGGGTGGGGGTGTCCAGCTTCGGAAAACTCGGCCTCCAACTGAGCTGTGGGGGGCGCTGGCCTCCAGGATCTCCCCAGCTTCATGGGGTCAGCGGGGAGCGCACCCTCCACACGCCTGGTCCAGTCTGTCGACTGAGCCGGGCTCttctggaaggtccccaactctgtcAGTGCCCGCGTGCCCCCCACGAGCCAGGGCTGGCTGCTTCTGTCACCAGCCCCCAACAGGGGCCCCGATTCTCCCGCAGGGGCCTCTCCTGAGGTTTTTCTGGTCATCGCGATTGCTGTCACCTACATTGCTGTCCCAGGGACCTTCAGACATGAGATCTCACAGTGTAACGgacccttccttcctcctccctcccttcatcCCTCCCTTTGTGTCAGTCTGTGTGGCTGGCTGTCTCTCCCCCAGTGCTAAGGATGGATCCTAGGGCCTTCCACATGCCTGGCCACCACCctacccctgagccctgtccccagcccttgttatattttacttagagacagggtctcactgagttgctcagggccttgctaagtggctgaggctggcctccaccttgtgatcctcctgcctcagcctcccaagtcacaggtgtgcaccacagcacccagctatgcactgaattttatttttgaatcgATCTATTATAAAGTTCTTACTTATATTGAAGTAAAGAATTTTTAtccttttatgtatttgttttatgGGTATAATTTCATATTGAATCTGAAAATATTAagatgttttccttttttttctttcttttttttttttttttggtaccagagattgaactcaggggtacttaaccactgagccacgtctccataccttttttatgttttatttagagtcaggataTCActtagctgcttgggaggctggggcaggaggatcacaaggtggaggccagcctcagcagcttagcaagaccccgagcaactcagggagaccctgtctctcaataaaatgtaaaaatggctggggacatggctcaggggtcgagggcccctggattcaatccctgggactAAAAAAACCAAGAGCCAGACCCCTGTGTTCTGTGTTCACCCTGCCCTCCTCCCCAGCCTCATTTCCCACTCTCGCCCCACATGACCAAGACTGATGCGTCCCTGTCCCTGTAGGCAGGTGATAGCTCTTTCCTGTCGCTCAGCCCTGCCCAGTGGATCCCAGTAAGTCCGGGTTTGAAGAAGCCAACGCACTTTTCCTGTCTCTAGACTACATCTTCCCGGACTTAACGGGGAAGTCGGGTTCCCTGGAGGACGTTGACCAGCCCCAGGACCTTCTGGGACTCCCCTCGTCCTTGCCCAAGATGAACCTGGTGGAGCCTCCCTGGCACATGCccctggaggaggaagaggaggaggaggaggaggaggaagaggaggaagaggaggaggagagggagaaggaggaggaggagaaggaggaggaggagaaggaggaggaagaacagcTGCTTCCTGTGAGCGGACCCCAGGCGGAGGCCACCACGCAGGCGCCAGACTCTCCTCCCAGGGGCGGCAGCAGCCAGGCTCCGGGGGCCACCAGACCCCGGCAGGAGGACTCTGGGGACCAGGCGTCATCGGGCGTGGACACGGAGAGCAGTGCGGAGCCCAGCCTGTCGCCACCCTCTGTCACCCCACGCACGGTGACCCTGGGGGACCAGGACTTGTCCAGCCAGGAGGACACGGCCACCATGCTGCCAGCGGCGGGACTCGGGGTAGAGTTCGAGGTCCCTCCAGGACCCCGTGAAGACGCCACTGTGGGGGCCCCCGACTTGGCTGGCCGGCCCGGGGACCTGCCGCCCCTGGCTCCGTCCCCTGCAACCAGAGCCCCAGGCGAGGGTCACCTCGACCCTAGGACCTCAGCCTCTTTCCCACCAGCCCCCCAAGACTCGGAGCCGACCCCTTCCCCTGCCACCCTGGGGCCAGACACACCCAGCCAGCAGCCACAGAAGGGCCCGGTGGCCGCAGCGCCCTCCAGGACCCCCTGGGACTCCACACAGGTGAGGGGCACATGGGCCTCGGCTGCACCCTGTGGGCCTCCCCGTCACCCCGGCTGGTGCAGTGGGGCAGGGCCTGTCAGGTGGGGCTGTCCCCAGAGCCCCAGGGAAGCCTGGGACATCACCACTCCTCACGGCCCAGCCTGGGGCGTGTGCCACACTCGAGCGCAAAGACCTTGGGAGAGGCTTGGTGGCCCCTCCTGGTTTCCACTGTTCAGGAGGCTACTGCTGCGCCGTGGCCTCTGGTGTTGCTCCTAGGAGAAGCACAGCAGGTGGCTGGCCTGCGCCCCTCCACCCCCGGCCTCCAACACACACCCACAGTTttcagaagggaaggaaggggccaGGTTTGTGGTggggggaccagggattgaacccagggcccaggACCCCTGAGCCCctctccagccctgttttgcattttatttagagacagggtttccctgagttgcttagagcctcactttggctgaggctggcctctaactgtgatcctcctgcctcagcctcctgagtcactgggatgacaggcgtgcccaGCAGGGGTCTGTTGTaggcagcttttttgctgctgtgacttaaGATCCCTCCAGCACAACTGCAGAGCAGGACAGTGGACGTGGGGCCCAGGATGTCCCAGGTCCTAGTCCACAGATGGCAGCCCCACTCTTGGGCcgaggggaggcaggacatcatggaggaggAGTGTGGGGAGGGAGCAGCTCCCATGGGGACCAGGGAGCAGGGACTCTATGCTCCAGGGACAAATAGAGACCCCAAGCCACGGCCCCAGGGCCACCTCCTCCCCACACCCCACCAGGGGCCACCAGGGGACCCCCAGGGAGCCATTCAGTGCTGGGGTTCAGGCCTCACACCCCTCACTCCTCCTCTGGACCTTCCTACATCGTCCCCACGGGGGCTCTGGGGACATGTCACAGCCACACCAGGATAGGGTCTGCCTGTGACCCACAGACCCGGCAACCTGCCCCCAGTCTCTGAACAGGCCCCCGCAGCCTGGCCCCAGGGACAGTTCCCCTTTTCTCTGAGGCGCCCTCAGCGGGTCTCTGAAGCCACCTGGGTTTGTGGCTCCTGGGCAGAACCAGTGGCCTGTCACCTTGTAGAGGTCGCCCGTCCCACTTGGCTCCGCAGACCCGCAGCAGCCGGTGTCTTCCGGCTTCCCACAGGGTGTCAGGTCTCTGTCCCCCGGGACACCTTCTTACTGCGGCCACCCTCTTTCCGTCTCCTGGTCCAGGTCATCTGCAAGGACTGGAGCAACCTGGCGGGGAAGAACTACATCATCCTGAACATGACCGAGAACGTGGACTGTGTGAGTGGCCGGCCAGCGCATGCGCAGAGCGGGGCGGGGTCCCAGGGCCAGCCTGACCCCAGGACCATCAGCCCCGTCAATGCTACAAACCCACAAACAAGGACAAAACAgactgggagggagggagacagaaTGCTTTTTGCATTTTAAGGTTTCTAAGGGGTCTttcattttctcccttttttaaacatatcagggattgaatttaggggccctcgacccctgagccctgtccccagcccctttttatatcttatttagagacagggtctcgctgagttgctcagggccttgctaagttgtagaggctggcctccaacttgcgatcctcctgcctcagcctcctgagtcgctgggatgacAGCTACTGCATCCAAAGGCTTCCTTACCATTGGCTCTGGGCACCCATATTGAGAAGGGAGTTGTCCCACTCTTGAAAGGCAGCACTTCTGTCACCTTTGGTGGCTTAGAGTCGAGGGCTGACCGGGGCTCCCTTTGGGTGGCCGGGGGAGTGGCTCTGCCTCGCCAGCAGCCCTGGCTGACCTGTCCGTGGCAGGGCACCCAAGGGCGAGCTGAGCGACCCGAGGGGGGCGGCCGACTTTAGAGGTTGGGAAGGTGGATGTAGCTACtttgcacatccaaaaagaagaggaGCTGGAGGGCCTAGTGGCCCTGGGACCAAAGAAGGGTCTCTTCCCCAATGTGACTTGGTGATCTGTGTGCCAAGAGGCCTCCAGCCCCAGCCTGGGCCCCTGCCACCGGGTTCCTCTTTAGGACCAGACCCTAGTTTTCATTTCACATGGCGTGACCATGCCTGGGCCTGGTCAAGGACAGGGACAGCTGTGCAGAGCGCCCAGTGGGCAGAAGTCCAACCTCCAGCATCTCCGCCCTGTCCCCAGTTCCAGGGGCCACTGGGCCCTCTCTCTTGAAGACACCAGCATAAGAGCATGTGGTGGCTCTTTTCATTACCACCGCGGGCCAGATCTCTGGTAGCAGAGGGGAGACAGGCCACCTCTCCCCAGATCCTGGGGGCCGCATTgctgctgtggtgggcaggagacgAGCCCTGTCACCGCTCCTCCAGTGGC encodes:
- the LOC143386878 gene encoding podocalyxin-like protein 2 isoform X2, with protein sequence MGLGAGLGAPGSGFPSYESEESRILQPPLYFWEEEELNASSLDLGPTADYIFPDLTGKSGSLEDVDQPQDLLGLPSSLPKMNLVEPPWHMPLEEEEEEEEEEEEEEEEEEREKEEEEKEEEEKEEEEQLLPVSGPQAEATTQAPDSPPRGGSSQAPGATRPRQEDSGDQASSGVDTESSAEPSLSPPSVTPRTVTLGDQDLSSQEDTATMLPAAGLGVEFEVPPGPREDATVGAPDLAGRPGDLPPLAPSPATRAPGEGHLDPRTSASFPPAPQDSEPTPSPATLGPDTPSQQPQKGPVAAAPSRTPWDSTQVICKDWSNLAGKNYIILNMTENVDCEVFRRHRGLQLVALVEEVLPRHRSGHHGDWHISLSKPSDKEQHLLMALVGEQGVVPTQDVLSMLGDIRRSLEEIGIQNYSTTSSCQARATQVRSDYGTLFVVLVIIGVICFVIIVLGLLYNCWQRRLPKLKHVSHSEELRFVENGCHDNPTLDVASDSQSEMQEKQPSLNGGGAINGPGSWSALMGGKRDPEDSEVLEEDTHL
- the LOC143386878 gene encoding podocalyxin-like protein 2 isoform X1 codes for the protein MGLGAGLGAPGSGFPSYESEESRILQPPLYFWEEEELNASSLDLGPTADYIFPDLTGKSGSLEDVDQPQDLLGLPSSLPKMNLVEPPWHMPLEEEEEEEEEEEEEEEEEEREKEEEEKEEEEKEEEEQLLPVSGPQAEATTQAPDSPPRGGSSQAPGATRPRQEDSGDQASSGVDTESSAEPSLSPPSVTPRTVTLGDQDLSSQEDTATMLPAAGLGVEFEVPPGPREDATVGAPDLAGRPGDLPPLAPSPATRAPGEGHLDPRTSASFPPAPQDSEPTPSPATLGPDTPSQQPQKGPVAAAPSRTPWDSTQVICKDWSNLAGKNYIILNMTENVDCEVFRRHRGLQLVALVEEVLPRHRSGHHGDWHISLSKPSDKEQHLLMALVGEQGVVPTQDVLSMLGDIRRSLEEIGIQNYSTTSSCQARATQVRSDYGTLFVVLVIIGVICFVIIVLGLLYNCWQRRLPKLKHVRLLPQLQSHSEELRFVENGCHDNPTLDVASDSQSEMQEKQPSLNGGGAINGPGSWSALMGGKRDPEDSEVLEEDTHL